A single Uranotaenia lowii strain MFRU-FL unplaced genomic scaffold, ASM2978415v1 HiC_scaffold_688, whole genome shotgun sequence DNA region contains:
- the LOC129760629 gene encoding uncharacterized protein LOC129760629 produces MQQGDFINVPQLNSLQPRQPTTGNVDLLLPLQPKLLVPLVERRDSNRLPMPPIVGGIGATATMMASTATSTATLMTTTTGNGIGCGSSSNGTGCGAVNCTGGSGGSVAPVATTNVGTAGAGLLAGEIPLEPKVTLHNDSCSQSSNDIDEVDSMDGEEV; encoded by the exons ATGCAGCAAG GTGACTTTATCAATGTGCCGCAGCTGAACTCCCTCCAGCCCCGGCAGCCGACGACCGGAAATGTGGATTTATTGCTCCCATTACAGCCAAAGCTGCTGGTTCCGCTTG TGGAACGTCGAGATTCGAACCGACTGCCGATGCCCCCAATCGTGGGCGGAATTGGGGCCACTGCAACGATGATGGCATCGACGGCCACCTCCACGGCAACCCTTATGACGACGACAACCGGAAATGGAATCGGCTGCGGCTCCTCATCAAACGGAACCGGATGTGGCGCGGTCAATTGTACCGGTGGCAGTGGTGGATCAGTTGCGCCAGTTGCTACCACGAATGTTGGGACAGCTGGAGCTGGACTTCTGGCAGGGGAGATTCCGTTGGAACCAAAAGTTACACTGCATAATGACTCCTGTTCCCAGTCATCTAATGATATCGATGAGGTGGACTCTATGGATGGGGAAGAAGTTTAA